The following coding sequences are from one Lolium rigidum isolate FL_2022 chromosome 6, APGP_CSIRO_Lrig_0.1, whole genome shotgun sequence window:
- the LOC124668643 gene encoding mavicyanin-like, with amino-acid sequence MAAAMKTTLLVMAAMAILSTASAATYNVGEPAGEWGFGINYGSWASSKQFIPGDSIVFKYSPQAHDVLEVSKADYDSCSAASPMITLKTGNDIVALPATGTRYFICGIAGHCSAGMKVTIDVVSASSPSTPSSPAPASGPSANNSPPPPSPSAATSVRVTAGLGLVVLLAGLMA; translated from the coding sequence ATGGCAGCTGCTATGAAGACCACCCTACTTGTCATGGCGGCGATGGCCATCTTGAGCACCGCCTCAGCGGCCACATACAACGTCGGCGAGCCGGCCGGCGAGTGGGGCTTCGGCATCAACTATGGCAGTTGGGCGTCCTCCAAGCAGTTCATCCCCGGTGACAGTATCGTCTTCAAGTACTCCCCGCAGGCGCATGACGTGCTTGAGGTCAGCAAGGCCGACTACGACTCCTGCAGCGCCGCAAGCCCAATGATCACTCTTAAAACCGGCAACGACATCGTCGCACTCCCCGCCACGGGCACCCGCTACTTCATCTGCGGTATCGCTGGCCACTGCTCAGCCGGCATGAAGGTCACGATCGACGTCGTGTCAGCATCATCCCCgtcgacaccatcgtcgcccgcacCAGCCAGCGGCCCCAGCGCCAACAACTCTCCCCCGCCGCCGTCACCCTCCGCCGCTACGTCCGTCAGGGTCACAGCAGGCCTTGGCCTTGTCGTTCTACTTGCCGGTCTCATGGCTTGA